A single genomic interval of Littorina saxatilis isolate snail1 linkage group LG17, US_GU_Lsax_2.0, whole genome shotgun sequence harbors:
- the LOC138953095 gene encoding isoaspartyl peptidase/L-asparaginase-like, with translation MSNSVNKDGTPDQASQGSVDPVIVIHGGAWAIPESLAAASVEGVKQAARAGQAVLQRGGSAVDAVEAAVSLLEDDPAFDAGTGSVLNAAGEVEMDAVVMDGKTLKAGGVACVQNIKHPVQLARLIMDKTDHVLLVGKGANHFAEEMGIPTVPMETLVTETARKEWERFMKYHETIQDLFSNRDLQAGCDTVGAVALDKTGNVAFGTSTGGITAKRPGRVGDSPIIGAGGYADSQVGAVSSTGHGEAIMRTCLAHHITTLMQTGQSADSASKSALDHMTQRVQGSGGVVVVSATGEVVANFTTERMAWAWVKDGELHYGLDPGQHEKECL, from the exons ATGAGCAACAGTGTCAACAAAGATGGCACACCCGACCAGGCATCCCAGGGCAGTGTAGACCCTGTGATTGTGATCCACGGAGGGGCGTGGGCGATTCCAGAAAGTCTGGCAGCAGCCAGCGTGGAGGGCGTAAAACAAGCCGCACGTGCCGGTCAAGCCGTGTTACAGAGGGGAGGGTCTGCAGTGGACGCTGTGGAAGCTGCTGTGTCCCTCTTGGAGGATGACCCAGCATTTGATGCAG GCACAGGGTCTGTGCTAAATGCAGCAGGTGAGGTTGAGATGGACGCTGTGGTGATGGATGGCAAGACGCTGAAAGCAGGGGGTGTGGCCTGCGTGCAGAACATCAAGCATCCTGTACAGCTGGCCAGGCTCATCATGGATAAG ACAGACCATGTCTTGTTGGTGGGTAAAGGAGCAAACCATTTCGCTGAAGAAATGGGAATCCCAACGGTTCCCATGGAAACGCTGGTCACAGAAACTGCACGGAAGGAGTGGGAGCGATTCATGAAATACCATGAGACCATCCAGGATCTTTTCTCCAACAG AGACTTACAGGCAGGATGTGACACAGTTGGCGCAGTGGCACTGGATAAAACAGGCAACGTGGCCTTTGGAACTTCTACCGGCGGCATCACAGCTAAAAGACCAGGCAGGGTGGGAGACTCACCTATTATAG GTGCAGGGGGTTATGCAGACAGCCAGGTAGGCGCAGTGTCTTCAACGGGTCATGGGGAGGCCATTATGCGCACCTGTCTAGCGCATCACATCACTACCCTCATGCAAACAG GTCAGTCAGCAGACTCTGCGTCAAAGTCCGCCCTGGACCACATGACACAGCGAGTGCAGGGGTCAGGTGGCGTGGTGGTGGTCAGCGCCACAGGGGAGGTGGTGGCAAACTTCACCACCGAGCGCATGGCCTGGGCATGGGTCAAGGACGGAGAATTGCATTATGGGCTAGATCCTGGGCAGCATGAGAAAGAGTGTCTGTAA